From one Aeropyrum camini SY1 = JCM 12091 genomic stretch:
- a CDS encoding type II toxin-antitoxin system VapC family toxin translates to MERGERKVVVDASVAVKWFVEEEYTREALLLRESYLEGLVELIAPCLLPYEVLNALKYSAAFGEDELKEIASALESLQIRLYSLEGNYAATTIEVAMRSGLTIYDASYIGLALVEKATLYTADEKLLKKAGSLGIAKHIRDYKVP, encoded by the coding sequence TTGGAGAGAGGGGAGAGGAAGGTAGTGGTAGACGCCTCAGTAGCCGTCAAGTGGTTCGTCGAGGAGGAATATACACGAGAGGCTCTATTGTTAAGGGAATCCTACCTAGAGGGTCTGGTAGAGCTGATTGCCCCGTGCCTCCTACCCTACGAGGTCCTCAACGCCCTCAAGTACTCCGCGGCCTTTGGAGAGGACGAGCTGAAAGAGATAGCCAGTGCCCTCGAGTCCCTCCAGATACGCCTGTATAGCCTCGAGGGAAACTATGCTGCCACTACTATCGAGGTTGCTATGCGGAGTGGCCTAACTATCTACGACGCCTCCTACATAGGCCTAGCCCTCGTTGAAAAGGCTACCCTCTACACTGCAGACGAAAAACTTCTAAAGAAGGCCGGGAGCCTGGGTATAGCGAAGCACATCAGAGACTACAAGGTGCCCTAG
- a CDS encoding S8 family serine peptidase produces MRLPTLKLTVLLLLVLQVFSAALVPGVAQSGGEDLGGYSGYPGPLAMLVDSLEEEGLGLGELEAMDAAVPVVVYLDSRAEAERLLREYEGLVWLYRGPLVSLAGGSLGVEDLRRLAGERGVSLIMPLGPLKPVSTAEAQPPVGVRGVLEARSQAAVVGGSLVYDRPLRLTGALEAWGMGYRGEGVVIGVIDTGVDFSGPGLGEDKVALSPQGLPLVVDYGMVFLAAPLQVEVDPDARVGVVDFQGLYTVEVGSAGLGIVVRRTSGFASIVYVDPEGQAGFGYETYSLEPPGLPGEVVEAALQGGSPPRYGLLVSENIAQTADGGLFWYRMTVPGLVADLDADGLYDTVYLDTTTALHYLASAARQAGLTLFPAPAAADYSFEGEKPVTLQSPLAGYDARGDGDIDFPIGTLAGYTADIAGAALGMATGLLDELASGLPEGGVARIPTNGMPTGYLLPGLDFWRGRYAVFHTDPDGHGTMAASTAAGREYVFNVETGLGVEVDMVVSGTAPEAMLAASSMYIYEHAMLTFSGYMMVDSETGEPLWTSPWEGGSDPWDSLDPRLRGTPVKAEWVWTGSPLVDMTTNSWGIPSLQYYVDKPLGMDEVSLFIDSITLETGVPHFVAASNGGPGLGTVTAPATARLAVAVAAVTDMAYLSLQPPSYLPTPAGLGGHGDPAYFSSRGPSHTGFPKPNLAAVGASAYTTGRSLDHIVGGRLEPRAFPLLFGGTSMATPMAAGAAALAVQAGKEVLGAEHLGLAGWLRVYTALAMTAGWSGRPWTDLGAGVVNAAGAISLLKSLELGLFIYSTDTLQDLAGGAPLDTQGLGLPMIHLWAGAGARTSVEIVVEGDGVVGLRAVEPRLETVLSYRSQLDLSTPASTSGAYSVFDVATIDPETLPHGPLEVSLTLPYEVFDRLGRERSSTAWEGYQYGVMALLYWADLDGDGLGDGGEYYVLSVDERAANAFRIQLSNLGEDLAEARAALGVAGEVEEALLVRLALAGLSPPQNPVVEASVEVLGLSWRESGALMLPEDLTVDGRAVVTATVSPPSPGVYTGYIVASAGGREYRMPYTILSPYKPGHTGVHVPQGLGPDEYYEEAWVRGAFNYWWWYEDGDWRIIPIELPGPGLTVARLSWSVEEGREAYATNIDAYLYLNRPSITAVEGGEVLVGVEELALASREASTANTFFDPLLTGFWDQPGKGPGETVLAAYNHAPGRALLVYRAVQYSGETAWQPVAITIYHTPIHTQGTAAPGEAAQAAVSMATLYRLGDLVDQPLEARVEAYGDAGGWTLPPPGASADVAGYTEPLGGHVASIVVSITLPSDPSAEDILARIDLGLALPRMSSGLTTTGEAERIASETIYTVVPVAQAG; encoded by the coding sequence TTGCGGCTTCCAACACTCAAACTCACTGTTCTCCTCCTCCTAGTTCTCCAGGTATTTTCGGCGGCTTTGGTTCCTGGCGTTGCCCAGTCGGGTGGCGAGGACCTCGGGGGCTATAGTGGCTATCCTGGGCCGCTGGCCATGCTTGTGGATTCTCTCGAGGAGGAGGGTCTTGGGCTGGGCGAGCTGGAGGCTATGGATGCTGCGGTGCCTGTTGTGGTCTACCTCGACAGCCGGGCGGAGGCTGAGAGGCTTCTGCGGGAGTATGAGGGGCTGGTCTGGCTCTATAGGGGGCCCCTGGTCTCGCTGGCTGGCGGCTCCCTGGGTGTTGAGGACCTCAGGCGCCTCGCCGGGGAGAGGGGTGTCTCACTCATCATGCCTCTGGGGCCTCTCAAGCCTGTTTCCACGGCGGAGGCCCAGCCCCCGGTGGGTGTTAGGGGGGTGCTGGAGGCCCGGTCTCAAGCCGCTGTGGTGGGAGGCTCGCTCGTCTACGACAGGCCGCTTAGGCTGACTGGTGCTCTGGAGGCGTGGGGGATGGGGTACCGGGGGGAGGGTGTTGTCATAGGGGTTATTGACACTGGCGTGGACTTCTCTGGCCCTGGGCTTGGCGAGGATAAGGTGGCGCTCTCACCCCAGGGGCTGCCGCTTGTAGTGGACTATGGCATGGTATTCCTCGCCGCCCCCCTCCAGGTTGAGGTGGACCCCGATGCTAGGGTGGGTGTTGTGGATTTCCAGGGGCTCTACACTGTCGAGGTTGGCTCCGCAGGCCTGGGGATTGTTGTTAGGAGGACCTCGGGCTTCGCCTCCATTGTGTACGTGGACCCTGAGGGCCAGGCGGGGTTCGGCTACGAGACCTACAGCCTGGAGCCCCCAGGGCTTCCGGGTGAGGTTGTGGAGGCCGCCCTCCAGGGCGGTTCGCCCCCCAGGTATGGGCTCCTTGTGTCGGAGAACATAGCCCAGACTGCCGACGGCGGCCTGTTCTGGTATAGGATGACGGTGCCCGGGCTCGTCGCCGACCTCGACGCTGACGGGCTCTACGACACGGTCTACCTAGACACGACAACAGCCCTCCACTACCTAGCCTCAGCGGCCAGGCAGGCGGGCCTAACCCTCTTCCCCGCCCCCGCCGCGGCTGACTACAGCTTCGAGGGGGAGAAGCCCGTTACCCTCCAATCCCCCCTGGCGGGCTACGACGCTAGGGGTGACGGGGACATAGACTTCCCCATCGGAACCCTCGCCGGGTATACTGCTGACATAGCCGGGGCGGCCTTGGGTATGGCGACGGGATTGCTGGACGAGCTGGCCTCCGGCCTGCCGGAGGGTGGTGTTGCAAGGATACCCACGAACGGCATGCCAACAGGCTACCTGCTACCCGGCCTCGACTTCTGGCGGGGGAGATACGCGGTCTTCCATACTGACCCCGATGGACACGGGACCATGGCTGCCTCCACCGCCGCTGGCAGGGAGTACGTGTTCAACGTGGAGACGGGGCTTGGGGTGGAGGTGGATATGGTTGTCTCCGGCACCGCCCCTGAGGCGATGCTGGCGGCGAGCTCCATGTACATCTACGAGCACGCCATGCTCACGTTCTCAGGCTACATGATGGTCGACTCTGAGACAGGGGAGCCGCTTTGGACGTCGCCGTGGGAGGGGGGCTCCGACCCCTGGGACAGCCTAGACCCCAGGCTCCGCGGCACACCGGTCAAGGCGGAGTGGGTATGGACCGGGAGCCCCCTGGTTGACATGACTACCAACAGCTGGGGGATACCTTCTCTCCAGTACTATGTCGACAAGCCTCTGGGCATGGATGAGGTGAGCCTCTTCATAGACTCCATAACCCTGGAGACGGGGGTGCCACACTTCGTGGCGGCCAGCAACGGGGGCCCCGGGCTAGGGACGGTCACCGCCCCCGCCACAGCCAGGCTGGCGGTGGCTGTTGCGGCGGTGACTGACATGGCCTACCTCTCACTACAGCCCCCCAGCTACCTGCCCACCCCGGCCGGCCTGGGCGGCCACGGGGACCCCGCCTACTTCTCTTCCCGCGGTCCAAGCCACACAGGGTTCCCCAAGCCCAACCTGGCCGCTGTGGGCGCCTCCGCCTACACAACCGGGAGGAGCCTAGACCATATTGTCGGGGGGAGGCTGGAGCCCAGGGCCTTCCCCCTGCTGTTCGGAGGCACGAGCATGGCTACTCCGATGGCCGCGGGGGCCGCGGCCTTGGCGGTGCAGGCGGGGAAGGAGGTGCTGGGCGCCGAGCATCTAGGCCTCGCCGGGTGGCTGAGGGTCTACACAGCCCTGGCCATGACGGCGGGGTGGAGTGGAAGGCCCTGGACGGACCTGGGTGCTGGGGTTGTGAACGCGGCGGGTGCGATAAGCCTGCTGAAGAGCCTGGAGCTCGGCCTCTTCATCTACTCCACAGACACCCTCCAGGACCTGGCCGGCGGCGCCCCGCTGGATACCCAGGGCCTGGGCCTCCCCATGATCCACCTCTGGGCTGGGGCTGGTGCGAGGACCTCGGTTGAAATAGTGGTCGAGGGGGATGGTGTGGTGGGCCTGAGGGCCGTGGAGCCCAGGCTGGAAACCGTGCTGAGCTACAGGTCCCAGCTAGACCTCTCCACCCCCGCCTCCACGAGCGGAGCCTACTCGGTGTTCGACGTCGCCACGATCGACCCCGAGACCCTCCCCCATGGCCCATTGGAGGTCAGCCTCACCCTGCCGTACGAGGTCTTCGACAGGCTTGGGCGGGAGAGGTCCTCGACTGCCTGGGAGGGCTACCAATACGGCGTGATGGCTCTCCTCTACTGGGCAGACCTGGACGGCGACGGCCTGGGGGACGGCGGGGAGTACTACGTCCTCTCGGTTGACGAGAGGGCCGCTAACGCGTTCAGAATCCAGCTCTCAAACTTGGGCGAGGACCTCGCCGAGGCGAGGGCTGCCCTGGGTGTCGCAGGGGAGGTGGAGGAGGCTCTCCTGGTTAGGCTTGCCCTAGCAGGCCTCTCACCACCCCAGAACCCGGTGGTCGAGGCCTCGGTAGAGGTGTTGGGGCTCTCGTGGAGGGAGAGCGGGGCCCTCATGCTCCCCGAGGACCTGACTGTTGATGGCCGGGCCGTGGTCACCGCCACGGTATCGCCCCCCTCCCCGGGTGTCTACACCGGCTATATAGTAGCCTCCGCCGGGGGGAGGGAGTATAGGATGCCCTACACCATACTAAGCCCCTACAAGCCCGGCCACACAGGGGTGCACGTCCCCCAGGGGCTCGGGCCCGACGAGTACTATGAGGAGGCGTGGGTGAGGGGCGCCTTCAACTACTGGTGGTGGTATGAGGATGGTGACTGGAGGATAATCCCTATAGAGCTCCCAGGCCCTGGGCTCACGGTGGCGAGGCTCTCCTGGAGCGTCGAGGAGGGGAGGGAGGCGTACGCCACCAACATAGACGCCTACCTCTACCTCAACAGGCCCTCCATCACCGCGGTTGAGGGAGGGGAGGTCCTGGTTGGTGTGGAGGAGCTCGCCCTAGCCTCGAGGGAGGCCTCCACGGCGAACACATTCTTCGACCCCCTGCTAACCGGCTTCTGGGACCAGCCGGGGAAGGGGCCGGGTGAAACGGTGCTGGCAGCCTACAACCACGCCCCCGGCAGGGCTCTCCTAGTATACAGGGCGGTCCAGTACAGCGGCGAGACTGCCTGGCAGCCGGTGGCTATAACCATATACCACACCCCCATCCACACCCAGGGCACCGCAGCCCCCGGGGAGGCCGCGCAGGCCGCGGTGTCGATGGCCACGCTCTACAGGCTCGGAGACCTCGTAGACCAGCCGCTCGAAGCCAGGGTGGAGGCCTATGGGGATGCTGGCGGGTGGACCCTGCCCCCGCCCGGGGCGTCGGCGGATGTAGCAGGCTACACAGAGCCCCTGGGGGGGCACGTGGCGTCAATAGTGGTCTCCATAACCCTCCCGAGCGATCCATCCGCCGAGGATATACTGGCCAGGATAGACCTCGGCCTCGCGCTGCCTAGGATGAGCAGCGGTCTCACCACTACAGGGGAGGCCGAGAGAATCGCCAGCGAAACCATATACACGGTGGTACCTGTCGCTCAGGCCGGGTGA
- a CDS encoding type II toxin-antitoxin system CcdA family antitoxin produces the protein MASAVISVRVPRKLKEELEILGINYSRAVREFLEELVRREKARRLRERMEGFKRSVGRIEGELASGFVREDRGAG, from the coding sequence ATGGCTAGCGCTGTAATCAGTGTGAGAGTTCCCAGAAAGCTTAAGGAGGAGCTTGAGATTCTTGGGATAAACTACTCCAGGGCTGTGAGGGAGTTTCTCGAGGAGCTGGTCAGGAGGGAGAAGGCCAGGAGGCTTAGGGAGAGGATGGAGGGGTTCAAGAGGAGCGTAGGGAGGATTGAGGGCGAGCTGGCATCGGGATTCGTGAGGGAGGATAGAGGTGCAGGCTAG
- a CDS encoding PD-(D/E)XK nuclease family protein — MSSLSKREIERILRTLERDREFRYALMGLLGFKELLERFEKLEERQLRLEERFSHLEERQIKLEERFQLLEKRFQRLEERHLRLERRFQKLEERFQRLEQRQLRLEERFQKLEQRFQKLEERFRLLEERFQKLEQRQLHLEERFQRLEERQLKLERRLQKLEERHLKLEQRFQRLEEEFRRLSERVLRVEQALVNMMRMMNTIAHRFGILTEEAFRSAMKHVVEEVLGAGVVGRWIHHDKEGIVYGHPSIVEVDVVVKDGQHVLVEIKSQVTQADVAEMHRIGLLYERAEGVKPRLVIVGGFVDERARALAERLGVEIAPITPQ, encoded by the coding sequence ATGTCGAGCCTTTCGAAAAGGGAGATCGAGAGGATACTGAGGACGCTGGAGCGAGATAGGGAGTTCCGCTACGCCCTCATGGGCTTACTGGGCTTCAAAGAGCTGCTTGAGAGGTTTGAGAAGCTTGAGGAGAGGCAGCTCCGCCTAGAGGAGCGGTTCAGCCATCTGGAGGAGCGTCAAATCAAGCTTGAAGAGCGGTTCCAGCTACTGGAAAAACGTTTTCAGCGGCTTGAGGAGAGGCATTTACGCCTGGAACGGCGGTTCCAAAAGCTTGAGGAGCGGTTCCAAAGGCTCGAGCAACGGCAGCTCAGGCTGGAAGAGAGGTTCCAGAAGCTTGAGCAGAGGTTCCAGAAGCTCGAGGAGCGGTTCCGGCTTCTGGAGGAGCGTTTCCAGAAGCTCGAGCAGCGGCAGCTACACCTAGAGGAGCGTTTCCAGCGGCTTGAGGAGCGGCAGCTCAAGCTGGAGCGGAGGTTGCAAAAGCTCGAAGAGCGCCATCTCAAGCTGGAACAGCGTTTCCAGCGGCTTGAGGAGGAGTTTAGGAGGCTCTCCGAGCGGGTTCTACGCGTAGAGCAGGCCCTGGTCAACATGATGAGGATGATGAACACAATAGCCCACAGGTTCGGGATACTAACTGAGGAGGCTTTTAGGAGTGCGATGAAGCACGTGGTTGAAGAGGTCCTGGGTGCAGGCGTGGTCGGCCGCTGGATCCACCATGATAAGGAGGGCATAGTATACGGCCACCCCTCCATCGTTGAGGTCGACGTGGTAGTCAAGGACGGGCAGCACGTGCTCGTCGAGATCAAGTCACAGGTGACTCAGGCGGACGTGGCTGAGATGCATAGGATCGGCCTGCTATATGAGAGGGCGGAGGGCGTGAAGCCGAGGCTCGTAATAGTCGGAGGCTTCGTGGATGAGAGGGCCCGGGCCCTCGCGGAGAGGTTGGGCGTCGAGATCGCCCCGATAACCCCCCAGTAA
- a CDS encoding PLP-dependent cysteine synthase family protein, producing the protein MRKGLGSGVYGSILDLVGGTPLLRLGRVERFFRLEGVELYGKLEMFNPGGSVKDRIGLYMLMDARSRGLVEEGAVIIEPTAGNTGVGLALGAIHYGFRLVAVMPSKMSLEKELILRAYGAYVIRTPTAVPPESPLSYYRVAEAVRNLLWMIGGRPGEGEVRKVVEKVQTLVREERVEDLRSVLESSVEPTPYAYIPNQYSNPANPRAHEETTGREIWMQTGGRVDVVYAGMGTGGTITGVARYLKRAKPSVRIVGVDPEGSIYSLVKKGMSPREAARHARPYKVEGIGEDFIPSTIDLSLVDEVVVVTDQQAFSMARMLARLEGVLAGGSSGAALYAAVKHIKTGGVRGVAVVILPDTGRNYINKLYNDRWMRENGFSTRDEEVLGELL; encoded by the coding sequence GTGCGGAAGGGTCTTGGATCCGGTGTTTACGGGAGTATCCTGGACCTTGTAGGCGGCACCCCCCTCCTTAGGCTGGGGAGAGTGGAGCGTTTCTTCCGGCTAGAGGGTGTGGAGCTCTACGGCAAGCTGGAGATGTTCAACCCTGGGGGTAGCGTGAAGGACAGGATAGGGCTTTACATGCTGATGGATGCTAGGAGCAGGGGGCTTGTCGAGGAGGGCGCGGTTATAATCGAGCCCACAGCCGGCAACACCGGGGTAGGCCTGGCGCTCGGCGCCATACACTACGGCTTCAGGCTTGTAGCTGTTATGCCGTCGAAGATGAGCCTAGAGAAGGAGCTAATACTCAGGGCTTACGGCGCCTACGTCATCAGAACCCCCACAGCAGTCCCCCCGGAGAGCCCCCTCTCCTACTACAGGGTGGCAGAGGCGGTGAGGAACCTGCTATGGATGATAGGCGGCAGGCCCGGTGAGGGGGAGGTGAGGAAGGTTGTGGAGAAGGTGCAGACGCTGGTCAGGGAGGAGAGGGTTGAGGACCTCAGGTCTGTATTAGAGTCCAGCGTCGAGCCCACCCCCTACGCCTACATACCAAACCAGTACAGCAACCCGGCAAACCCACGGGCCCACGAGGAGACGACGGGGAGGGAGATATGGATGCAGACTGGCGGCAGGGTTGACGTGGTCTACGCTGGCATGGGGACCGGGGGAACTATAACCGGGGTAGCCCGCTATCTGAAGAGGGCCAAGCCTTCCGTGAGGATTGTTGGTGTGGACCCGGAGGGGAGCATATACAGCCTCGTCAAGAAGGGCATGAGCCCCCGGGAGGCTGCTAGGCACGCCAGACCCTACAAGGTGGAGGGGATTGGGGAGGACTTCATACCCTCAACCATAGACCTGAGCCTCGTGGACGAGGTGGTTGTGGTCACGGACCAGCAGGCCTTCTCCATGGCCAGGATGCTGGCCCGGCTTGAGGGTGTGCTGGCGGGGGGCTCCTCGGGCGCCGCCCTCTACGCGGCCGTGAAGCACATAAAGACTGGGGGGGTCAGGGGTGTTGCCGTGGTTATACTCCCCGACACGGGTAGGAACTACATCAACAAGCTCTATAACGACAGGTGGATGAGGGAGAACGGGTTCTCAACGAGGGACGAGGAGGTGCTGGGGGAGCTGCTGTGA
- a CDS encoding cystathionine gamma-synthase, with amino-acid sequence MRGFTTKAVHAGEDPRETLHGDVVHPIHLSVTYWKRSVAEAEEGYVYSRTSNPTRDALEKKLAALENARYALAFSSGLAAEATVILALLREGDHIVAFDDLYGGTKRLFQRVMARFGVKVTYVDARDPSNIERALTPATRMIWLETPTNPLLKLADIRAVAEIASQAGAYLVVDNTFATPYFQKPLELGADIVVHSATKYLSGHSDILAGAVMVNSGEVYEKLKYHQNAVGAVLPPLDSYLLMRSLKTLALRMERHQYNAMKIAEHLESHPKVDRVIYPGLPTHPQHSLAKRQMTGYSGMLSFELKGGAGAAVRFVESLRIIALAESLGGVESLVEIPSLMTHASIPREERLKTGITDGLVRLSVGIEDLEDLIEDIEQALKKT; translated from the coding sequence GTGAGGGGCTTCACCACCAAGGCCGTCCACGCGGGGGAGGACCCCCGGGAGACCCTCCACGGCGATGTGGTGCACCCTATACACCTCTCCGTCACGTATTGGAAGAGGAGTGTGGCTGAGGCCGAGGAGGGTTACGTGTACTCGAGGACCTCCAACCCCACTAGGGACGCCCTTGAGAAGAAGCTGGCAGCCCTCGAGAACGCCAGGTACGCCCTGGCCTTCTCCTCTGGCTTGGCGGCAGAGGCAACCGTCATACTCGCCCTGCTGAGGGAGGGAGACCATATAGTGGCGTTCGACGACCTCTACGGCGGCACCAAGAGGCTCTTCCAGAGGGTGATGGCCCGGTTCGGTGTTAAGGTCACCTACGTGGACGCCCGCGACCCCAGTAACATCGAGAGGGCCCTGACGCCCGCTACCAGGATGATATGGCTCGAGACCCCCACCAACCCGTTGCTGAAGCTGGCCGACATCAGGGCCGTGGCGGAGATAGCGTCCCAGGCGGGTGCTTACCTGGTGGTTGACAACACCTTCGCCACCCCATACTTCCAGAAGCCCCTGGAGTTGGGGGCGGATATAGTGGTGCACAGCGCCACCAAATACCTCTCAGGCCACTCAGACATCCTCGCGGGGGCCGTGATGGTCAACAGCGGCGAGGTCTACGAGAAGCTCAAGTACCACCAGAACGCCGTCGGCGCCGTCCTACCACCCCTGGACTCCTACCTCCTCATGAGATCCCTCAAAACCCTAGCCCTCAGGATGGAGAGGCACCAGTACAACGCTATGAAGATAGCCGAACACCTAGAGAGCCACCCGAAGGTGGACAGGGTAATCTACCCCGGCCTCCCAACACACCCCCAGCACAGCCTGGCTAAGAGGCAGATGACAGGCTACAGCGGCATGCTCTCCTTCGAGCTCAAGGGAGGCGCCGGGGCGGCGGTCAGATTCGTAGAGAGCCTCAGGATCATAGCCCTCGCCGAGAGCCTCGGAGGAGTAGAATCCCTAGTGGAGATACCCTCACTCATGACACACGCCTCAATACCCAGGGAGGAGAGGCTCAAGACAGGGATAACAGACGGCCTAGTAAGACTCTCAGTAGGCATAGAGGACCTCGAAGACCTCATAGAGGACATAGAACAAGCCCTCAAGAAAACCTAG
- the cas6 gene encoding CRISPR-associated endoribonuclease Cas6: MVIGLYKVSLILESTRPLPLLSWSGVVAARIVKECIGGREGLVSVEPLQKEGQPLNASPNKPSTIEEPNILLGATLNTTGFYRLRSSLPGCLDRWGFRVISFEVERWVPRLPRRVTTSRDAIEFTVEYWPTIYAFRSRPILYPSPQRLVYSVFSALARHTGLSLKGYANTLASNVELLGWNGRVGLYSIGRDRKVRAFYGRATYAATARYVELLQLVMEAAQVLHVGKSRGIGFGAVKPGSIMQMVGSL, from the coding sequence ATGGTTATTGGACTATATAAGGTAAGCCTTATTCTCGAATCGACCAGGCCCCTCCCACTTCTCTCTTGGAGCGGTGTTGTGGCCGCGAGAATAGTGAAAGAGTGTATCGGAGGCCGGGAGGGCCTGGTAAGTGTCGAGCCCCTACAGAAGGAGGGCCAGCCCCTCAATGCCTCTCCTAACAAGCCATCCACGATTGAAGAACCTAATATCCTCCTAGGAGCAACACTCAACACCACCGGGTTCTATAGGCTGAGAAGCTCGCTGCCTGGTTGTTTGGATCGTTGGGGATTTAGAGTTATCTCCTTCGAGGTCGAGAGATGGGTGCCGCGTCTGCCGCGCCGTGTGACCACCAGTAGAGACGCTATAGAGTTTACCGTTGAATATTGGCCCACTATCTACGCGTTTAGAAGCCGTCCCATACTCTACCCAAGCCCCCAGAGGCTGGTCTACAGCGTTTTCTCGGCCCTCGCGAGGCACACAGGCCTCAGCCTCAAAGGATATGCGAACACTCTAGCTAGCAACGTGGAGCTGCTTGGATGGAACGGGCGTGTCGGCTTGTACAGTATAGGCAGGGACCGAAAGGTGAGGGCTTTCTATGGGAGGGCGACCTATGCCGCCACTGCTAGGTATGTAGAGCTGTTGCAGCTGGTCATGGAAGCGGCCCAGGTTCTCCACGTTGGCAAGAGCAGGGGTATAGGTTTTGGCGCGGTAAAGCCTGGCAGCATTATGCAGATGGTAGGAAGCCTTTAA
- the cas8a2 gene encoding type I-A CRISPR-associated protein Cas8a2/Csa4, which produces MVCILYTPGHNLYTDTLILYGIARLLAWSGKVSGEVERVGERYVLKVNADNCHLASQLPESIQLALRLLQEEQQQVFLGDEGTFYSDLYRLARGSNIGESILNNLRVRVAAKILSNDANILEKYTSPGHKKLQGEFRKNSKSLATLALPLGPVYGKYSHTWSSKPRKLERKDEKQYKVCPYCYFLSVLGFHYGSYTYQKDGESKVVTLSPHHASLEDVLALSQSFEAASIWMPAILRYRNNLTGPGLSLYVLSLGETLLSNSSHFEVLYGEFSVDNNRFRVVDVGRLPGVLLTSIAIIKYHMASWPRLIDFIARRDPGLLHRIALTLSFEVGNEYALYGILREILSLLNDNNSQEARYLAKQLDRLAEGLAMIWESWGLII; this is translated from the coding sequence ATGGTTTGTATACTCTACACTCCTGGCCACAACCTCTACACAGACACCCTCATACTCTATGGTATTGCAAGGCTACTGGCTTGGTCGGGTAAAGTAAGTGGCGAGGTAGAGAGGGTTGGCGAAAGATACGTGTTAAAAGTAAATGCAGATAACTGCCATCTCGCGAGTCAACTACCAGAGAGCATTCAGCTTGCCCTCAGGCTTCTACAGGAAGAACAGCAACAAGTATTTCTTGGCGATGAAGGCACTTTCTATTCAGATCTTTATAGGCTAGCACGTGGATCTAATATTGGAGAAAGTATTTTAAACAATCTCAGAGTTAGAGTTGCGGCTAAAATTCTATCCAATGACGCCAATATACTTGAGAAATACACTAGCCCGGGGCACAAGAAGCTTCAAGGGGAGTTTCGTAAGAATAGCAAGAGCCTCGCTACCCTCGCACTACCTTTAGGACCCGTGTACGGTAAGTACTCCCACACGTGGAGTTCAAAGCCACGTAAGTTAGAAAGAAAGGATGAAAAGCAGTATAAAGTATGCCCATACTGCTATTTTTTGAGTGTACTAGGCTTCCACTACGGTTCGTATACGTATCAGAAGGATGGTGAAAGCAAAGTAGTGACATTATCCCCGCATCACGCCAGCCTGGAGGATGTCCTGGCCCTCTCTCAGTCATTCGAAGCAGCTTCCATATGGATGCCCGCTATATTGCGTTATAGGAACAATCTTACCGGGCCCGGATTATCACTCTACGTACTCTCTTTGGGCGAGACTCTTTTAAGCAATAGCTCCCATTTCGAAGTGCTGTACGGAGAGTTCAGCGTCGATAACAACAGGTTTAGAGTTGTAGATGTGGGTCGCCTGCCTGGCGTTCTCCTAACTAGCATAGCGATAATAAAGTATCACATGGCGTCCTGGCCGAGGCTTATTGATTTTATAGCAAGAAGAGACCCCGGCCTTCTACATAGAATTGCCCTAACCTTATCCTTCGAGGTTGGAAACGAGTATGCTCTATACGGTATACTAAGGGAAATACTAAGCCTACTGAACGATAATAACTCGCAGGAGGCCAGGTATCTCGCCAAACAGCTGGATAGGCTCGCTGAAGGGCTCGCCATGATATGGGAGAGCTGGGGGCTGATAATCTGA
- a CDS encoding CRISPR-associated endonuclease Cas3'', producing the protein MRGRVQYRHELVSGALSLIALEKAADMAGIGENERGLYVFEVPLAVMMHHESISMGVLAGELGERFVTLSVASLMLEDYYDGELWGLERLARTVKNMNVVGDEVVDVLKILSGSPPSRKEVINALGRLKAYSLSGDTLSRLSARARVAGILHPLVVADSIAANEGRKRCNGDGGTWIVKRALGRDGQAPAEPCL; encoded by the coding sequence ATGCGCGGACGGGTTCAGTATAGGCACGAGCTAGTGAGCGGGGCTCTATCCCTAATAGCTTTAGAAAAGGCGGCGGATATGGCGGGCATAGGCGAGAATGAGAGAGGACTTTACGTTTTCGAGGTCCCCCTCGCCGTTATGATGCATCATGAATCGATTTCCATGGGCGTCCTTGCAGGGGAGTTGGGTGAAAGGTTCGTGACGCTTTCAGTGGCCAGCCTCATGCTAGAGGATTATTATGATGGAGAGCTGTGGGGGCTTGAGAGGCTAGCCAGGACTGTAAAGAATATGAATGTTGTTGGGGATGAAGTAGTTGACGTCCTTAAAATCCTCTCAGGGAGCCCGCCGTCCCGTAAAGAGGTCATTAATGCGTTAGGTCGGCTAAAGGCATACTCTCTCTCAGGCGACACGTTATCTAGACTCTCCGCCCGCGCTAGGGTAGCAGGGATTCTACACCCACTAGTCGTGGCTGACAGCATAGCGGCAAACGAAGGTAGGAAGAGGTGTAATGGAGATGGGGGGACGTGGATAGTCAAGAGGGCTTTAGGAAGAGACGGCCAGGCGCCAGCTGAGCCATGTCTCTAA